The following proteins come from a genomic window of Pleuronectes platessa chromosome 2, fPlePla1.1, whole genome shotgun sequence:
- the kbtbd8 gene encoding kelch repeat and BTB domain-containing protein 8: MAASGEVGKLSQVQNGTPPTTNYNGVDAVHACNLLQQLKALFDEAQLTDIVVEVDLGKTFSCHRNVLAAISPYFRSMFTSGLTESSQREVRIVGVESESMHLVLDYAYTSRVTLSESNVQALFTAASIFQIPALQDQCAQFMISRLDPQNCIGVYMFADAYGHQELRDSSQDYIRKKFLCVSWEQEFLQMTKEQLVSILNNDDLNVEKEEHVYESIVRWLEHDLSGREAHLAEVFSKCIRLPLLEEAFLTRIPAPFACALSLSKDHAEAKARLSGTNGCPQRLGMTASEMVICFDAAHKHSGKKQTVPCLDTATGRVFKLCKPPNDLREVGILVSSENDIYIAGGYRPSNSEVSIDHRAESDFWQYEHAGNRWLTRAPLLRARIGCKLVHCCGKLYALGGRVYEGDGRNALKSVEYYDARDNCWTAVNPMPVAMEFHSAVEYKDRIYVLQGEYFFCFNPRKDYWSHLAPMSVPRSQGLAALYKNCIYYIAGICRNHQRTFTVEVYDIEKNTWSRKRDLPFDQATSPYIKAMLLHGRLHLFVRATQVMVEEHVFRTSRKNSLYQYDDKADVWTKIYETPDRLWDLGRHFECVVAKLYPQCLQKVL, from the exons ATGGCTGCCAGTGGAG AGGTAGGGAAGCTGTCACAAGTACAAAATGGGACACCTCCAACAACTAATTATAACGGGGTAGATGCTGTTCATGCCTGTAACCTCCTTCAGCAGCTCAAAGCCTTGTTCGATGAAGCACAGCTCACAGACATTGTTGTAGAAGTGGACCTTGGCAAGACTTTCTCATGTCATCGAAATGTCCTTGCAGCAATCAGCCCATATTTTAG GTCCATGTTCACTAGTGGCCTTACAGAGAGCAGCCAGCGTGAGGTCAGAATCGTCGGGGTGGAATCTGAATCCATGCACCTTGTCCTGGACTATGCCTACACATCCAGGGTCACCCTCTCGGAGTCCAATGTACAGGCCTTGTTCACCGCCGCCAGCATTTTCCAGATTCCTGCACTACAGGACCAGTGTGCCCAGTTCATGATTAGCCGGCTAGACCCACAGAATTGTATCGGGGTCTACATGTTTGCTGATGCCTATGGGCACCAGGAGCTGAGGGACAGCTCACAGGACTACATCCGCAAGAAG ttcctgtgtgtgtcgTGGGAGCAAGAATTCCTCCAGATGACCAAGGAGCAGCTGGTCAGTATTTTGAACAATGACGACCTCAACGTGGAAAAGGAAGAGCATGTCTATGAGAGCATTGTCCGCTGGCTAGAGCACGACCTGTCTGGTCGTGAGGCCCACCTAGCCGAGGTTTTTTCCAAGTGCATCCGTCTACCCTTGCTGGAGGAGGCCTTTCTCACACGGATACCCGCCCCCTTTGCCTGTGCCCTGTCTCTGTCTAAAGACCATGCTGAGGCCAAAGCCCGCCTCAGCGGCACCAATGGTTGCCCACAGCGCCTGGGTATGACCGCTTCTGAGATGGTCATCTGCTTCGATGCCGCTCACAAACACTCAGGGAAGAAGCAGACGGTGCCTTGTCTTGACACAGCAACTGGAAGAGTGTTCAAGCTCTGCAAACCACCCAATGATCTCCGGGAGGTCGGTATCTTGGTGTCCTCTGAGAACGACATCTACATCGCTGGCGGTTACCGGCCAAGCAACAGTGAGGTGTCTATAGACCATAGAGCAGAGAGTGACTTCTGGCAGTACGAACATGCAGGCAACCGCTGGCTTACACGTGCACCTCTACTGCGAGCGAGGATAGGCTGCAAGCTCGTGCACTGTTGTGGGAAGCTTTATGCACTGGGAGGCCGAGTCTACGAAGGCGATGGGCGGAACGCGTTAAAGTCAGTGGAGTACTATGATGCCAGGGACAACTGTTGGACAGCAGTCAACCCCATGCCAGTTGCCATGGAGTTTCATTCTGCTGTGGAGTACAAAGATCGAATATATGTCCTTCAAG GTGAATATTTCTTCTGCTTTAATCCGCGTAAGGACTACTGGAGTCATCTGGCCCCTATGAGTGTCCCCCGGAGTCAAGGTCTGGCTGCTTTGTACAAGAACTGCATCTACTACATCGCTGGAATCTGCAGGAACCACCAGCGCACCTTCACTGTGGAGGTCTACGACATAGAGAAGAACACTTGGAGCCGCAAGCGAGATCTCCCCTTTGACCAAGCCACAAGTCCGTACATCAAGGCCATGCTGCTTCACGGCAGGCTGCACCTGTTTGTGCGAGCCACACAGGTCATGGTGGAGGAGCATGTGTTTCGCACCAGCCGAAAGAACTCCCTTTACCAGTACGATGACAAGGCAGACGTATGGACCAAAATCTATGAGACACCAGACCGCCTCTGGGATTTAGGCCGCCATTTTGAATGTGTGGTGGCCAAACTTTACCCACAATGTCTCCAGAAAGTGCTTTGA